From the genome of Nicotiana sylvestris chromosome 2, ASM39365v2, whole genome shotgun sequence, one region includes:
- the LOC104243818 gene encoding sucrose synthase 7-like, giving the protein MATAPALNRSESIADSMPEALRQSRYHMKKCFAKYIEQGKRMMKLHNLMDELEKVIDDPAERNHVLEGLLGYILCTTMEAAVVPPYIAFATRQNPGFWEYVKVNANDLSVEGITATEYLKFKEMIVDECWAKDEYALEIDFGAVDFSTPRLTLSSSIGNGLSYVSKFLTSKLNATSASAQCLVDYLLTLNHQGDKLMINETLSTVSKLQAALVVAEASISSLPTDTPYESFELRFKQWGFEKGWGDTAERVSDTMRTLSEVLQAPDPLNIQKFFGRVPTVFNIVLFSVHGYFGQADVLGLPDTGGQVVYVLDQVVAFEEEMLQRIKQKGLNIKPQILVLTRLIPDAKGTKCNQELEPIKNTKHSHILRVPFRTEKGVLNQWVSRFDIYPYLERYTQDAADKIVELMEGKPDLIIGNYTDGNLVASLMARKLGITLGTIAHALEKTKYEDSDIKLKELDPKYHFSCQFTADLIAMNSADFIITSTYQEIAGSKDKPGQYESHSAFTLPGLYRVASGINVFDPKFNIAAPGADQSVYFPYTEKQKRLTAFRPAIEELLFSKVDNDEHVGYLEDRKKPILFTMARLDTVKNTSGLTEWYGKNKRLRSLVNLVVVGGSFDPTKSKDREEAAEIKKMHMLIEKYQLKGQIRWIAAQTDRYRNSELYRTIADSKGAFVQPALYEAFGLTVIEAMNCGLPTFATNQGGPAEIIVDGVSGFHIDPNNGDESSNKIANFFQKCREDPEYWNRISVQGLNRIYECYTWKIYANKVLNMGSIYTFWRTLYRDQKQAKQRYIETFYNLEFRNLVKNVPIRKDETPQGPKEREKVKPQISQRRSQSRLQKLFGA; this is encoded by the exons ATGGCTACTGCACCAGCCCTAAATAGATCAGAGTCCATAGCTGATAGCATGCCAGAGGCCTTAAGGCAAAGCCGGTACCACATGAAGAAATGTTTTGCCAAGTACATAGAGCAAGGAAAGAGGATGATGAAACTTCATAACTTGATGGATGAGTTGGAGAAAGTAATTGATGATCCTGCTGAAAGGAACCATGTTTTGGAAGGCTTACTTGGCTACATATTATGCACTACAATG GAGGCTGCAGTTGTTCCTCCCTACATTGCCTTTGCCACGAGACAGAATCCTGGATTCTGGGAATATGTGAAAGTGAATGCTAATGATCTTTCTGTTGAGGGTATTACAGCTACAGAATACTTGAAATTCAAGGAAATGATAGTTGATGAATGCTG GGCAAAAGATGAATATGCACTGGAAATTGATTTTGGAGCAGTAGACTTCTCAACGCCTCGACTGACCCTATCCTCTTCAATTGGCAATGGTCTCAGTTATGTTTCCAAGTTTCTAACTTCAAAGCTAAATGCTACCTCCGCGAGTGCACAGTGTCTGGTTGACTACTTGCTCACTTTGAATCATCAAGGAGAT AAACTGATGATCAATGAGACACTCAGCACTGTCTCAAAGCTTCAGGCTGCACTGGTTGTAGCAGAAGCATCTATTTCCTCTTTACCAACAGATACACCATATGAGAGCTTTGAGCTAAG ATTCAAACAGTGGGGTTTTGAGAAAGGATGGGGTGATACAGCTGAAAGGGTCAGCGACACCATGAGAACACTGTCTGAGGTGCTTCAGGCACCAGATCCATTGAACATTCAGAAGTTCTTTGGAAGGGTTCCAACTGTTTTCAATATTGTATTGTTCTCTGTCCATGGATACTTTGGCCAAGCAGATGTTCTTGGCTTGCCAGACACTGGTGGTCAG GTAGTTTATGTTTTGGATCAAGTTGtagcttttgaagaagaaatgcTACAAAGAATTAAACAGAAGGGGCTCAATATTAAGCCTCAAATTCTTGTG TTAACCCGACTGATTCCGGATGCAAAAGGAACAAAGTGCAACCAGGAACTAGAACCAATCAAGAATACAAAACATTCACACATCCTCAGAGTTCCATTTAGGACAGAAAAAGGAGTGCTTAATCAATGGGTTTCACGATTTGATATCTATCCATATCTGGAGAGATATACTCAG GATGCTGCTGACAAAATCGTCGAGCTAATGGAAGGCAAACCTGATCTAATCATTGGTAACTACACTGATGGGAATCTAGTGGCTTCACTAATGGCTAGAAAACTTGGGATAACTCTG GGAACTATTGCTCATGCTTTGGAGAAGACAAAATATGAAGACTCTGACATAAAATTGAAGGAACTCGATCCGAAGTACCACTTCTCTTGCCAATTCACAGCTGATTTGATTGCAATGAATTCAGCAGATTTCATTATCACTAGCACATACCAAGAAATAGCTGGAAG CAAAGATAAACCAGGACAGTATGAGAGCCATAGTGCATTTACCCTTCCAGGGCTTTACAGAGTTGCTTCAGGTATCAATGTCTTTGATCCAAAATTTAATATTGCTGCACCTGGGGCAGACCAGTCGGTGTATTTCCCTTACACAGAAAAGCAGAAGCGTTTGACTGCTTTCCGCCCTGCCATTGAGGAACTGCTTTTTAGTAAAGTGGACAATGACGAGCACGT TGGATATTTAGAAGACAGAAAGAAACCTATCCTGTTTACCATGGCAAGGCTGGACACAGTGAAGAACACATCTGGACTAACAGAATGGTATGGCAAGAACAAGAGGCTCAGAAGCTTAGTTAACCTTGTTGTGGTTGGTGGTTCCTTTGATCCTACAAAATCCAAGGATAGGGAAGAAGCAGCTGAAATAAAAAAGATGCACATGCTGATAGAGAAATACCAGCTTAAGGGTCAGATTAGATGGATAGCAGCTCAGACTGACAGATACAGAAATAGTGAACTCTACCGCACAATAGCAGATTCCAAAGGAGCTTTTGTGCAGCCTGCATTGTATGAAGCATTTGGTCTAACAGTCATTGAGGCAATGAACTGTGGATTACCAACCTTTGCTACCAACCAAGGTGGCCCTGCTGAGATTATTGTTGATGGGGTCTCAGGCTTTCATATTGATCCAAATAATGGGGATGAATCAAGCAACAAAATTGCCAACTTTTTCCAAAAATGCAGGGAGGATCCTGAGTATTGGAACAGGATTTCAGTCCAGGGTCTAAACCGTATATATGAATG TTACACATGGAAGATCTATGCAAACAAGGTATTGAATATGGGGTCCATCTATACTTTTTGGAGGACATTGTACAGAGATCAGAAACAAGCAAAGCAAAGATACATCGAGACTTTCTACAATCTTGAGTTTAGGAACTTG GTAAAAAATGTGCCTATCAGAAAGGACGAAACACCACAAGGACCAAAGGAGAGGGAGAAAGTTAAGCCACAGATATCACAAAG GCGCTCACAATCAAGGTTGCAGAA GTTGTTTGGCGCTTGA
- the LOC104243810 gene encoding DEAD-box ATP-dependent RNA helicase 21 gives MSRSVDDSGTKPDPSKKPVFLTKAQREELALKRRHEEIAEQKRRSEQLLQEQGNNRPSSTDNDRDHDRDPRERDRDRDRGDHHRSRDRDRERDRERESRDRDREAERRKRERDRDEELKERERARLEKLAEREREKELDAIKEQYLGSKKPKKRVIKPSEKFRFSFDWENTEDTSRDMNALYQNPHEARLLFGRGFRAGMDRREQKKLAAKNERELREEIRKKDGIEESAIEAAALKKKELDADMYDTFDMRVDRHWSDKKLEEMTERDWRIFREDHNISYKGSRIPRPMRNWAESKLTTELLKAVERAGYKKPSPIQMAAIPLGLQQRDVIGVAETGSGKTAAFVLPMLTYITRLPPLSEENEAEGPYAVVMAPTRELAQQIEDETVKFAHYLGIKVVSIVGGQSIEEQGFRIRQGCEVVIATPGRLLDCLERRYCVLNQCNYIVLDEADRMIDMGFEPQVVGVLDAMPSSNMKPENEDEELDEKRIYRTTYMFSATMPPAVERLARKYLRNPVVVTIGTAGKTTDLITQHVFMVKESEKMYKLQKLLDELGDKTAIVFINTKKQADTVAKNLDKNGYRVTTLHGGKSQDQREISLEGFRTKRYNVLVATDVAGRGIDIPDVAHVINYDMPNNIEAYTHRIGRTGRAGKTGVATTFLTMQDTEVFYDLKQMLTQSNSPVPPELARHEASKFKPGSIPDRPPRRQETLFTH, from the coding sequence ATGAGTCGATCAGTTGACGACAGCGGAACCAAGCCAGATCCGTCAAAGAAGCCTGTCTTCCTTACTAAAGCACAGCGAGAGGAGTTAGCCCTTAAGCGCCGCCACGAAGAAATCGCCGAGCAGAAACGGCGGTCCGAACAGCTTCTCCAAGAACAAGGTAACAACCGCCCTTCCTCTACTGACAACGACCGTGACCATGACCGGGATCCTCGTGAGAGAGATAGGGATAGGGATAGAGGGGACCACCATCGCTCCAGAGACCGTGACAGAGAAAGAGACAGAGAAAGGGAGTCGAGGGACCGTGATAGGGAGGCGGAGCGTCGGAAGCGGGAGAGGGATCGTGACGAAGAGCTAAAAGAACGAGAGCGAGCTCGATTGGAGAAACTAGCAGAACGAGAGCGAGAGAAGGAGCTTGATGCCATTAAAGAGCAGTATCTGGGCTCTAAAAAACCTAAGAAGCGGGTGATTAAGCCCAGTGAGAAATTCCGATTCTCCTTCGACTGGGAGAACACGGAGGACACATCACGTGACATGAACGCTCTCTACCAAAACCCTCATGAAGCCCGCTTGCTCTTTGGTCGCGGATTTCGTGCTGGAATGGATAGAAGGGAGCAGAAGAAGCTTGCTGCTAAGAATGAACGGGAGCTCCGTGAGGAGATTCGCAAGAAGGACGGAATCGAAGAGTCTGCTATTGAAGCAGCTGCTTTAAAGAAGAAGGAACTAGATGCTGATATGTATGATACTTTCGACATGAGGGTTGACCGTCATTGGTCGGATAAGAAGCTGGAGGAGATGACGGAGAGAGATTGGAGAATATTCAGGGAGGATCATAATATATCCTATAAGGGGTCGAGGATACCCCGGCCCATGAGGAATTGGGCTGAGAGCAAGTTAACTACCGAGTTGCTCAAGGCCGTTGAGAGGGCTGGCTACAAGAAGCCTTCTCCTATTCAAATGGCTGCAATTCCGCTTGGACTTCAACAGCGTGATGTGATTGGCGTGGCAGAGACTGGTTCAGGTAAAACTGCTGCTTTTGTTCTCCCTATGTTGACTTATATCACTAGGCTTCCTCCGTTGAGCGAGGAGAATGAGGCGGAGGGTCCATATgctgttgtgatggcacctaccCGAGAATTGGCTCAACAGATTGAGGATGAGACAGTTAAGTTTGCGCACTATTTGGGTATAAAAGTTGTTTCTATTGTTGGTGGGCAGTCCATTGAGGAGCAAGGTTTTAGGATTAGGCAGGGTTGTGAAGTTGTGATTGCAACCCCTGGACGACTTCTTGATTGCTTGGAGAGGCGTTATTGTGTACTGAACCAGTGTAATTATATTGTTCTTGATGAGGCTGATCGAATGATTGACATGGGTTTTGAACCTCAAGTTGTCGGTGTACTGGATGCTATGCCTTCGAGTAATATGAAAccagagaatgaggatgaagagctTGACGAGAAGAGGATTTATCGAACCACTTATATGTTCAGTGCTACTATGCCACCTGCTGTAGAGCGGCTGGCTAGAAAATACTTGAGAAATCCTGTTGTCGTGACTATTGGCACTGCTGGAAAGACTACTGACCTCATTACTCAGCACGTGTTCATGGTTAAGGAATCCGAGAAAATGTATAAGCTGCAGAAATTGCTGGATGAGCTTGGAGATAAGACGGCTATCGTGTTCATCAACACTAAGAAGCAGGCTGATACTGTTGCCAAGAATCTGGATAAAAACGGCTACAGGGTAACCACACTGCATGGTGGAAAGTCACAGGATCAAAGAGAAATCAGCCTTGAAGGATTTAGGACAAAGAGGTATAATGTGTTAGTTGCTACTGATGTTGCTGGTCGTGGGATTGATATACCTGATGTGGCCCATGTGATAAACTATGATATGCCAAACAATATTGAAGCATACACCCATCGTATTGGACGTACAGGTCGTGCTGGAAAGACTGGTGTAGCCACAACATTCTTGACCATGCAGGATACTGAAGTCTTTTACGATCTTAAGCAAATGCTCACTCAAAGCAACAGTCCGGTCCCCCCTGAACTTGCCCGGCATGAGGCTTCGAAGTTCAAGCCAGGAAGTATACCCGACAGACCACCTAGGCGGCAGGAAACTTTATTTACTCATTAA
- the LOC104243826 gene encoding uncharacterized protein isoform X1, which yields MYLLSNSSSLYLQIFLVLLWCIHTLEFLELASAATPKVKVGNISKVEDASYFRIYYGQTFKVIKNTLDGKSYLLIQNNTRMASRTKYCTSRIKSFVIPLANYSIETDYYFPVSFFELLGMLGNLKGITSTFVASQCVLKLYQDGQIESINKSEPQQLAQYAAHFIANTDETQPCNFATFVPIGEDAPLQRAEWIKYLGVFANLENRANQVYDAIKENYLCLSKSATSKTSVKPTVSWMEYKDGVWSFTREPYKLKLVEDAGGVNVDDSINKITYNMSIPDDLEEFHAILCTVDVVIDETYTSDPVVYNASTFLGNINLEDQSCFAFLSNQSLWRYDKRVQNSTVLDWYDGAVSQPQLVLADIIEALYPTGNYNTTYFRNIAKGEGIISVGPEMCERDSSIAMEPTVVACQ from the exons ATGTATTTACTCTCAAATTCTTCTAGTTTGTATCTGCAAATATTCTTGGTTTTATTGTGGTGTATCCACACATTGGAGTTTCTTGAATTGGCAAGTGCAGCTACTCCAAAAGTGAAAGTTGGGAATATATCAAAAGTGGAAGATGCTTCATATTTTAGGATATACTATGGACAGACCTTCAAGGTTATCAAGAACACTCTTGATGGCAAGAGTTATCTTCTTATCCAG AACAACACGAGAATGGCCAGCAGAACAAAATATTGCACCTCAAGAATAAAATCTTTCGTTATCCCACTAGCAAACTACTCGATCGAGACTGATTACTATTTTCCAG TTTCATTTTTCGAG CTTCTAGGCATGTTGGGAAATTTGAAAGGCATAACATCAACATTTGTCGCCTCTCAATGCGTACTAAAACTATATCAGGATGGACAAATAGAGAGCATTAACAAGAGTGAGCCTCAACAACTTGCACAATATGCAGCTCACTTCATTGCCAACACTGATGAAACTCAACCCTGCAACTTTGCCACATTTGTCCCTATTGGTGAAGATGCACCTCTCCAG CGTGCAGAGTGGATAAAATACTTGGGAGTTTTTGCGAATTTGGAAAACAGGGCAAACCAAGTCTATGATGCA ATTAAGGAGAACTATTTGTGCTTGAGCAAATCTGCAACTAGTAAGACTTCAGTTAAACCAACTGTATCTTGGATGGAGTATAAAGAT GGAGTGTGGTCATTTACAAGAGAGCCATACAAATTAAAG TTGGTGGAGGATGCTGGTGGAGTTAATGTCGATGATTCCATCAACAAAATCACATACAATATGTCCATTCCTGATGATTTAGAAGAGTTTCATGCCATTTTGTGT ACTGTGGATGTAGTGATAGATGAAACATATACCTCAGATCCAGTGGTCTATAATGCTTCCACATTTCTTGGAAACATCAATTTGGAAGATCAATCTTGCTTTGCTTTTCTCTCAAATCAAAGCTTGTGGAGATATGATAAAAGGGTGCAAAACTCTACAGTCCTGG ACTGGTATGATGGAGCTGTGTCTCAACCGCAACTGGTCTTAGCAGATATTATTGAAGCTTTATATCCTACAGGAAACTATAACACAACATATTTCAGAAATATTGCAAAG GGAGAAGGGATCATAAGCGTTGGTCCTGAAATGTGTGAAAGAGACAGCTCCATCGCAATGGAACCTACAGTTGTAGCTTGCCAGTAG
- the LOC104243826 gene encoding uncharacterized protein isoform X2, which translates to MASRTKYCTSRIKSFVIPLANYSIETDYYFPVSFFELLGMLGNLKGITSTFVASQCVLKLYQDGQIESINKSEPQQLAQYAAHFIANTDETQPCNFATFVPIGEDAPLQRAEWIKYLGVFANLENRANQVYDAIKENYLCLSKSATSKTSVKPTVSWMEYKDGVWSFTREPYKLKLVEDAGGVNVDDSINKITYNMSIPDDLEEFHAILCTVDVVIDETYTSDPVVYNASTFLGNINLEDQSCFAFLSNQSLWRYDKRVQNSTVLDWYDGAVSQPQLVLADIIEALYPTGNYNTTYFRNIAKGEGIISVGPEMCERDSSIAMEPTVVACQ; encoded by the exons ATGGCCAGCAGAACAAAATATTGCACCTCAAGAATAAAATCTTTCGTTATCCCACTAGCAAACTACTCGATCGAGACTGATTACTATTTTCCAG TTTCATTTTTCGAG CTTCTAGGCATGTTGGGAAATTTGAAAGGCATAACATCAACATTTGTCGCCTCTCAATGCGTACTAAAACTATATCAGGATGGACAAATAGAGAGCATTAACAAGAGTGAGCCTCAACAACTTGCACAATATGCAGCTCACTTCATTGCCAACACTGATGAAACTCAACCCTGCAACTTTGCCACATTTGTCCCTATTGGTGAAGATGCACCTCTCCAG CGTGCAGAGTGGATAAAATACTTGGGAGTTTTTGCGAATTTGGAAAACAGGGCAAACCAAGTCTATGATGCA ATTAAGGAGAACTATTTGTGCTTGAGCAAATCTGCAACTAGTAAGACTTCAGTTAAACCAACTGTATCTTGGATGGAGTATAAAGAT GGAGTGTGGTCATTTACAAGAGAGCCATACAAATTAAAG TTGGTGGAGGATGCTGGTGGAGTTAATGTCGATGATTCCATCAACAAAATCACATACAATATGTCCATTCCTGATGATTTAGAAGAGTTTCATGCCATTTTGTGT ACTGTGGATGTAGTGATAGATGAAACATATACCTCAGATCCAGTGGTCTATAATGCTTCCACATTTCTTGGAAACATCAATTTGGAAGATCAATCTTGCTTTGCTTTTCTCTCAAATCAAAGCTTGTGGAGATATGATAAAAGGGTGCAAAACTCTACAGTCCTGG ACTGGTATGATGGAGCTGTGTCTCAACCGCAACTGGTCTTAGCAGATATTATTGAAGCTTTATATCCTACAGGAAACTATAACACAACATATTTCAGAAATATTGCAAAG GGAGAAGGGATCATAAGCGTTGGTCCTGAAATGTGTGAAAGAGACAGCTCCATCGCAATGGAACCTACAGTTGTAGCTTGCCAGTAG
- the LOC104243842 gene encoding uncharacterized protein: MVTSWILNSLSKEIADSVEYASDVVEWWKELEDRYEQTNGARLYQIQKEIKDLSQKALDVTSYYTKLKKLWEELNTLNKRTQCSCLCNCGPKESMYKSEQDRRLIQFLMGLNEVYIIIRWSILMMNTLPTLARAFSLLIQDEKQREIKPNKSCRLSPPL, encoded by the coding sequence ATGGTCACTTCATGGATTCTGAATTCTCTTTCCAAAGAAATTGCGGATAGTGTAGAATATGCGAGTGATGTTGTTGAGTGGTGGAAGGAGCTGGAGGATCGCTATGAACAAACCAATGGAGCTAGATTGTATCAAATTCAGAAAGAAATCAAGGATCTCTCCCAAAAAGCCCTTGACGTCACTAGCtattatactaagctgaaaaagtTATGGGAAGAGCTGAATACTCTGAACAAGAGGACTCAATGTAGCTGCCTTTGTAATTGTGGCCCAAAGGAAAGCATGTACAAATCTGAACAAGATAGGAGGTTGATACAATTTCTCATGGGACTCAATGAAGTGTACATTATCATTCGATGGAGTATTCTTATGATGAATACACTGCCTACGTTGGCTCGAGCCTTCTCCTTACTTATCCAGGATGAAAAGCAAAGAGAGATCAAGCCAAATAAAAGTTGTCGATTAAGTCCACCTCTTTGA